The DNA sequence CCTCGACAGACATCAGAAACGGCTTTTCAATGGCTCTCTCCGGTGTCGGAATGTAGTCATCAACGGCATGCACGAGCTCAAAAATTGACCCGCAGTTCTCACATTCATCCTTGCCGCAGCCACACTCAAGAGCCTTCCGAGCCGAACCACGGATTATCGGCACATCGTCTCCGGGATACTCATACTTGTTCAGCAGCTCACGAACTTCCATGTCGATGATCTCGATCAAGTCTGGATCGTCAACCAAATCGGTCTTGTTGAGATAGACAACTATGTAAGGCACGCCCACTTGTTTGGCGAGAAGAATATGCTCCCTTGTCTGTAACTTCGGACCGTCGTCCGCCGCAACAACCAGAATCGCCCCATCCATCTGAGCCGCTCCCGTGATCATGTTCTTTATGTAATCAACATGACCTGGACAATCTACGTGTGCGTAATGCCTCTTATCCGTTTCATACTCGACGTGAGCAATAGCGATCGTTATCCCTCGCTCACGCTCCTCGGGGGCCTTGTCGATCCTGTCGAACGGTGTGTACTCAGCAAGCCCCCTCTTGGAAAGACAAAGCGTCAACGCAGCAGTCAACGTCGTCTTACCGTGGTCAATGTGACCGATCGTGCCAACGTTCACATGAGGCTTCGTCCGCTCGTACTTCGCCTTTGCCATCATAAACCTCCTAAAATACAGTCAATGCGAGGAATCCAGCAAACAACCTTAACGTTCCTCAAAATCGTCTCTTCTGTCCCAGAACTCGTCTCAGAAGCCCACGACCGGACTTGAACCGGTGTCCTCTTCCTTACCAAGGAAGTGCTCAACCTACTGAGCTACGTGGGCAGATATAAATGTCAAATAACTAAGCGGGAAACGGGATTCGAACCCGCGACCCTCAGCTTGGAAGGCTGATGCTCTAGCCAACTGAGCTATTCCCGCCCGAATCCCTCGTTCGAGGCCGACTAATACAACACCCCCTCGCCCATGAAAGGTGCGAAAAGCCCAATCTAACAGCCAGTAAGCAAGCGCCAGCACTCTACTCCCTCAACCAACTTCTATAACAAATATAGGGTCTGCACGAACTAAGTCAATATCATTCTTAACAAACGTAAAAAAACCCCCGCACCTCCCAGCCTCGGCGATCAACCGCCTTTCAAAGCCATGCCACAGGGCAAGCAAAAAATGTCCACCAAACTGTCCAATTCAGATAAAGCAGAACACTACTCAACTTTTGCAGTCAAGTCAAGAGAAAAAACACACCGCGACCGCCCATGTTCCGTAGTTTTTCAAAACCCAAAACAAAAAACGGGCGCCTCAAGCACCGAGGCGCCCGTCAATTAACAATTAAACACTCTTCGGAGCTATCGCTATTGCAGCGAAAAAGTCGCCAAACCAATATCAGAAAGCGGCGTCATCGTCCCTGGCTCAGTAAGTGCCGCGTAGATCACGTAGTCGCCAATCTGATTGAACGGCGCCCATGCGGGTAGGTTCATTGTGAAAGCAACGCTCGAGAGCTCAAAGCCTGCATTCAACGAAATCCCCGCGAGCATTGGAGCACAGCCCTGAACCCATCCGGCCTCCCCAAATCCAGTTGGACACCAGAAAGACCCATCGGGCGCGAACATCACGACGTAGAAGTCCGCCGTCAGCGCGAACGGCACCTCTGCGTCAAGCGAAAGCTGAACCGTGTCACCGTTCGCCGAATACGTCTCCTTGTCCGCCGAAATATCCACAAAGGGCTCGCCCACAACCCAAAGTCCCGTTGTTACCATATCAGTCACGAATTCAAACGTGCCCGTGCGAAGCGCGGCAATCCTGAGCGTGTAAGCGCCTGACTTGACCACCATCGGCACCTCACAAGGCAGCGTCTCAGAAAGAAGCTCCGTCGTCTCGTCGTGCCCTGTCTCGATCTCCCAGGCGGTCCTATACATCGAGAAGCCTTCTGTCCAAGTGCCACCCGATGAGGCGGACCAGCTACGCTCCTCACTATCCCCATAGTCAAACGTCAGAACTGCATAGAGGTCGATCGACACCGGCTCATCGGTGTTGGCAACGCTCATCTCGATCGTCAACGTGTCACCGAAATGGAACGTATTCTCATTCGGCCATATATCCACCGTGAACTCACCAGAAACCTCGACACCGGCGCCCGAGAGAGCAATCGTCATTACAGGCGTATCCGGATCATCAGTAACGACCAGGATCTCACCCACAAAATCACCCTCTACATAAGGCGCAAACGCCACGCTGACCATCACACTGACGCCCGGCGCAAGCTTCTGAGGCAGGTCGCCCGTGAACAAGACTGGAAACACAGGATCATCGCTCGAGACCTCGCTGATGGTTAAGTTCGCGTCACCGTAGTTGCTGATCGTAAATGAACTTAGAGCCTGCGTCCCAACGTCCACCTCCCCAAAGTCCAGGCTGTTCGTGCTGACATACGCGTCTGGCGCAGGGATGTGATAAACAGTCAAAGCATCTGGAACGCTTGGCGCAGCCTCCACGTTGCCGACCTTGTCCTCACAAACAGTGTAGAACCGATAACTCCCCTGACCCTCAGGGGCGGTGAACTCGAACTGACCGGCTGTTCCAGTTCTCTCGAGCCCGGAATCTACCCACTCACCACCATTGTAGCTGAACCAAAGCCCGGTCGTTGAAACGCCTGCCCCATCGTCCCGAGCGGTGAACAGAACATAAAAAGGAACCGCCTTCACCGAAGCCGGAGCTGTTACCGATGAGATCGGCGTCGTGGCGTCAACCCTGACGCCGTCGTCCGGCCCAGCGGTCGGCTCCGCGTTCAGAGCATAGTCGAACGCCTTAGTGTAGAACTCGTAATACCCATCTGCGGCAATATCAGGCGTGAAGGCGAACGTGCCCGATGCCTCCGTCAGCATCGTTGCCTTCGCCCAGCTACCATCGCCGTAGCGGTAGTAGAGATCGATGTGCTCAACGCCCGTTCCGGTGTCTGCACTCGTGTAGTCAACCGAGAGCGGGAATGCGTTGACAAAGGTTTCCTCGATCGAGCACGACGACGTCGGAACCGTCCGGTCCACCACGATCGACCCGTCAGCCGCATCAGGCGCCGCCTCGACGTTCCCGGCAACGTCCGAGGCTATTGTATAGAAGCTGAACGTCCCGTCAGTCAAGGTACCCGGCATGTAGTTGAATCTGCCTGAGGACTTGGTTGAGGAAAGACCCGTATCAACGAAGGCCTCGTTGCCGAAACTCACCCAGAGTTCCACACCCACAAGCCCAGTTCCGCCATCAGAAGCAGTGAACGAAACGGCTATCGGAAGCTGTTCGTGTATTCAGCGGATACGCTCGCCACGGAGACAGGGGCGACTGTGTCGAATATGACGGTCGCATCCGGCTCACCTGGCACAGACTCAGCGTTGCCCGCATTGTCCGTTGCGATGGCATAGAATCTATAAACCCCGGCGACAAGCGTCTCTGGCGTGTAGTCGAAGCTCCCCTCGGTGCCGGTCGCTCTTAGGGCAGTATCCTCATAAGCTCCGCCGTCAAGCGACACGTAAAGAGCTACACTTGCGATGCCCGACGTCGTGTCAGCCGCAGTGAACGGAAGCGTAACGGGGAACGCGATGGCATAGGTCCCCTCAAACGCCACGGAGGAGGTCGGCGCCGTCTGGTCAAAGACCAAGGCACCACCGTCCGGCGACTCCGGCAGTGACTCCAGATTGCCCGCGTTATCCAGAGCTCGCGTTGCGAACTCGTAGGTGCCATCGCCATGGGGAGCCTCGAACGAGAAGCTGCCATCTGCCATAACTGACAAGCCGCTCGCCACATTGGTAAGCCCAGAATCCTCCCAAAGCCCGCCGTCAAACTTGAACCAGAGCGACACGCTAGCTAAACCGCTTGCCGAATCATCCGCCGTGTATGGCACATTGATCGGCGTCGTATTGGCAAAAACGCCCTCGGTAGGAAGGCCAGCCGCAGACGTCGGCTCCGTCGCATCGTAGAGCGTCGTCGTTACCGGCTCAGAGGGCAACGCCTCAACGTTACCACTGTTATCGCGGCCAACCGTGCAGAACCCGAACGTGCCCTCGCCCCACGCCGAGACATCAACGTTGATGACGCCACCGTTGGCCGGACCAACCAAGCCTGTATCCTGCCAGGCGCCACCCGTGTATATCCATCCGGAGACGGAGCTCATCCCAGAAACCGCGTCAGACGCCGTATAGGTCACCGGCACTGTCGTATCATTCGTGAACTCGGGCGAGTCGCAGCTCGTCTGAGGCGCAGTCCAGTCTATCGTTATCTGGTCGTCCGGCGCAGCCGGAGCCGCCTCAGTGTGGCCGGCCTCGTCCGACGCCACCGTGTAGAAGTAATAGGTACCCTCAAGGGCAGAAGCAGGCGTAAAGTCCAGAGTGCCCAGCTCGCCCACCCCTGAAAGGCCAGTATCGACCCAGCCTCCGTCCTCGAACTTCACCCAGAGGGCCACGTTGGTAACCTGCGTTACTGTGTCGCTAGCACCAAAGGTCACCTCGATCGGGAAGCCTGTTCCGTAAGCGTCAACGCTCGCAACCGATTGAGGCGGCAGCAGATCGACCGCAACAGCGCAATCGTAGCCACCCGGCGGGATACCCTCCACGTTGCCGGCCGTGTCCGTCCCTATCGTATAGAACTCGTAAACGCCCTCGTTGCCCTGGGTGTTAAACACGACCGTCCCATTTGTATCGTGAACCGTCGTGAACAGGTAGCAGGTCCCCTGATAACAGTAGTAGATGTCGATCTTGACCAGGCCATAGTCCTCGACCGTGGTGTATGTCAGGTTAAACTGCGCACCTGGGCTGATGGAGGTCGCGCTGACCGATGTCTCCGGCGCAATGCCGTCATAGAGCGTGGTGGCATCTGGCGTCTCAGGGATCGGCTCCATAATCCAACTACCGCTCGTTGCCCGAGTGAAGAACTGGTAGAAGCCATCGCCGTCTGCGCAGCTAAAATCAAACGCTCCAGAAGGGTCCGTCGAGACCGTTGAGGTCGTGATCCAGCTGGCCGAATCTGCAT is a window from the bacterium genome containing:
- the tuf gene encoding elongation factor Tu, whose protein sequence is MAKAKYERTKPHVNVGTIGHIDHGKTTLTAALTLCLSKRGLAEYTPFDRIDKAPEERERGITIAIAHVEYETDKRHYAHVDCPGHVDYIKNMITGAAQMDGAILVVAADDGPKLQTREHILLAKQVGVPYIVVYLNKTDLVDDPDLIEIIDMEVRELLNKYEYPGDDVPIIRGSARKALECGCGKDECENCGSIFELVHAVDDYIPTPERAIEKPFLMSVEDVFSIQGRGTVATGRIERGVIKMGEDVEIVGIHETRKTVCTGVEMFRKTLDTGEAGDNIGVLLRGIKRSEVQRGQVIAKPGTITPHTHFKARIYVLSEKEGGRHKPFFNGYRPQFYFRTTDVTGTISLPENVNMIMPGDNVDMEVRLICPIAMEVEQRFAIREGGRTVGAGAITEIIE
- a CDS encoding choice-of-anchor D domain-containing protein encodes the protein MGVELWVSFGNEAFVDTGLSSTKSSGRFNYMPGTLTDGTFSFYTIASDVAGNVEAAPDAADGSIVVDRTVPTSSCSIEETFVNAFPLSVDYTSADTGTGVEHIDLYYRYGDGSWAKATMLTEASGTFAFTPDIAADGYYEFYTKAFDYALNAEPTAGPDDGVRVDATTPISSVTAPASVKAVPFYVLFTARDDGAGVSTTGLWFSYNGGEWVDSGLERTGTAGQFEFTAPEGQGSYRFYTVCEDKVGNVEAAPSVPDALTVYHIPAPDAYVSTNSLDFGEVDVGTQALSSFTISNYGDANLTISEVSSDDPVFPVLFTGDLPQKLAPGVSVMVSVAFAPYVEGDFVGEILVVTDDPDTPVMTIALSGAGVEVSGEFTVDIWPNENTFHFGDTLTIEMSVANTDEPVSIDLYAVLTFDYGDSEERSWSASSGGTWTEGFSMYRTAWEIETGHDETTELLSETLPCEVPMVVKSGAYTLRIAALRTGTFEFVTDMVTTGLWVVGEPFVDISADKETYSANGDTVQLSLDAEVPFALTADFYVVMFAPDGSFWCPTGFGEAGWVQGCAPMLAGISLNAGFELSSVAFTMNLPAWAPFNQIGDYVIYAALTEPGTMTPLSDIGLATFSLQ